The following proteins are encoded in a genomic region of Spirosoma sp. SC4-14:
- a CDS encoding ABC transporter ATP-binding protein — MIHLTNVTFGYNRRQPLFQNLNISLQPGTIYGLLGKNGAGKSSLLRLMGGLLYPTSGQLTVAGFEPRKRLPAFLQELYFIPEEIYLPAISIQRYIDTLGPFYPNFDEAQFRQYLTDFDIPQHQKLTAMSYGQKKKVIISFGLATNTRILIMDEPTNGLDIPSKKQFRKVVSSVVDTDRLLLISTHQVRDLDNLIDAVIILDDSEVLLNHSLADIGHRLLFNTVSAVTEPVLYAEPSLRGHAVVMENRMQEDSKVDLERLFNTTISNRERIKVLFH, encoded by the coding sequence ATGATTCACCTTACGAATGTGACGTTTGGCTACAACCGAAGGCAGCCCCTTTTTCAAAACCTAAACATTTCGCTCCAGCCGGGGACTATTTATGGGCTACTCGGCAAAAACGGAGCCGGAAAATCGAGTCTCCTGCGGTTAATGGGTGGCTTGCTCTATCCAACATCGGGGCAACTAACTGTAGCCGGTTTTGAACCACGCAAACGCCTGCCCGCTTTTCTGCAGGAATTGTATTTCATTCCGGAAGAAATCTACCTGCCCGCCATCAGCATCCAGCGGTATATCGATACGCTGGGGCCATTTTACCCCAATTTCGATGAAGCTCAGTTTCGCCAATATCTTACCGACTTCGATATTCCTCAACACCAGAAACTGACGGCTATGTCGTACGGGCAGAAAAAGAAAGTCATTATCAGCTTTGGCCTAGCCACCAACACCCGAATCCTGATTATGGACGAACCAACAAACGGGCTCGATATTCCCTCAAAAAAGCAGTTTCGAAAAGTCGTTTCGTCGGTAGTGGATACCGATCGACTACTGTTGATTTCGACTCATCAGGTTCGCGATCTTGACAACTTGATTGATGCGGTTATTATACTCGACGATAGCGAAGTTCTGCTCAATCACTCCCTGGCCGACATTGGTCACCGGCTACTATTCAATACGGTTTCGGCCGTTACGGAGCCCGTTTTGTATGCCGAACCGTCGTTACGAGGCCATGCAGTTGTGATGGAAAATCGGATGCAGGAAGACAGTAAAGTCGATCTGGAACGCTTATTCAATACCACTATTTCGAACCGCGAACGAATTAAAGTTTTGTTTCATTAA
- a CDS encoding GntR family transcriptional regulator — protein sequence MDFRDKQAIYSQIADYVCEKILLRQWPPGERIPSVRDLGVELEVNPNTVVRAYDFLQQKSIIFNKRGLGYFAADDAPDRITAYRREQFLEAELPVFFRTLYLLNIDLKEIEQRYDEFVKAEFN from the coding sequence ATGGATTTTCGCGATAAACAAGCCATCTATAGTCAAATCGCCGACTATGTGTGCGAAAAGATTCTGCTGCGACAGTGGCCACCGGGCGAGCGTATCCCATCGGTTCGCGATCTGGGTGTAGAACTGGAAGTAAACCCCAACACAGTGGTTCGGGCCTACGATTTTCTTCAGCAGAAAAGCATCATTTTCAACAAACGCGGCCTCGGCTATTTTGCTGCCGACGATGCTCCTGATCGGATTACGGCTTACCGCCGGGAACAGTTTCTGGAAGCCGAGCTACCCGTTTTTTTTCGGACGCTCTACCTTCTCAACATCGACCTGAAAGAGATCGAACAGCGCTACGACGAATTTGTTAAAGCCGAGTTCAATTAA
- a CDS encoding methyltransferase domain-containing protein, with the protein MTNQAATERANMPAAHNPVIERRTVDNANRNLLKYLQPGLSVLDVGCGTGAITRSIAEKVGPAGRVVGIDPNPALIEQATRNHIALPGLSFRPGDVYTFDTDEQFDLVTCARTLQWLADPTAALANMKRLVKPGGCLAILDFNHEKISWQPEPPASMKTFYAAFLQWRTDAGFDNAIADHLEALMRTVGFSDIRVEPQFEVTQRSEPSFAVDSRLWAVVAELRGPQLVQAGYITEALRLQAIADYDNWIATTGESMTVYMLAVEATQPEIL; encoded by the coding sequence ATGACCAACCAAGCCGCAACCGAACGGGCCAATATGCCTGCCGCCCACAATCCGGTTATCGAACGACGAACTGTCGACAATGCCAATCGGAATCTGTTGAAATACCTTCAGCCGGGGCTATCGGTGCTGGATGTAGGTTGCGGAACAGGAGCTATAACCCGCAGTATTGCCGAAAAAGTAGGGCCTGCTGGCCGGGTGGTCGGCATTGATCCAAATCCGGCATTGATCGAGCAAGCCACACGAAACCATATTGCCCTGCCAGGGCTTTCGTTTCGACCGGGTGATGTCTATACATTCGATACCGACGAGCAGTTCGATCTGGTGACTTGCGCCCGAACGCTTCAATGGCTGGCCGACCCGACCGCTGCCTTAGCGAACATGAAACGGCTGGTTAAACCGGGCGGCTGTCTGGCGATTCTTGATTTTAACCACGAGAAAATTAGCTGGCAACCCGAACCGCCTGCTTCCATGAAAACATTTTATGCCGCTTTTCTGCAATGGCGGACCGACGCGGGTTTCGACAATGCCATTGCCGATCATCTGGAAGCGTTAATGCGTACGGTTGGCTTTTCGGATATTCGGGTCGAACCGCAGTTTGAAGTAACGCAGCGCAGTGAGCCGTCTTTTGCAGTCGATAGTCGGCTATGGGCCGTAGTGGCTGAATTGCGTGGGCCGCAACTGGTTCAGGCAGGCTACATTACCGAAGCGTTGCGGCTACAGGCCATTGCCGATTACGACAACTGGATTGCTACGACTGGCGAGTCGATGACGGTTTATATGCTGGCCGTGGAGGCCACGCAGCCTGAGATTCTATAA
- a CDS encoding c-type cytochrome translates to MKKVFKIVGIVLGCLVLAAAGFCAYVAVTGLPTYDPPATPKITVARTPARIQRGEAIAQMLCIKCHADKENRLTGNEMTDLPAFFGKIYTVNITQDKEAGIGNWTDGELIYYLRTGVRPDGSFAPVMPKFPIMADEDMESIVAWLRSDSFSVQPSRNETPPSEYSFVTKLLAHTVLGAVPYKQELRTIPDSTDEVAFGRYVANGLASCFACHSADFTKQDRATPELSAGFYGGGNEMKDEAGNIIYTANLTFDEQTGIARKYTKEQFIKAVKYCVRPDGSVLSYPMPPHTTLTDYEAGSIYEYLKTIPKINNDVAAKNKQARLASN, encoded by the coding sequence ATGAAAAAAGTGTTTAAAATTGTTGGAATCGTGCTGGGTTGCCTGGTGCTGGCAGCAGCGGGTTTCTGCGCCTATGTTGCCGTAACGGGCCTGCCTACCTACGATCCACCGGCCACACCGAAGATAACCGTTGCCCGCACGCCAGCCCGTATCCAGCGCGGTGAAGCCATTGCCCAGATGCTTTGCATAAAATGCCATGCCGATAAAGAGAACCGGCTGACAGGCAATGAAATGACCGACCTACCCGCATTTTTCGGCAAAATTTATACGGTTAACATCACACAGGATAAAGAAGCCGGAATTGGCAACTGGACCGACGGCGAACTTATCTACTATCTCCGAACAGGGGTTCGACCCGATGGGTCCTTTGCACCTGTTATGCCCAAATTCCCAATCATGGCCGACGAAGATATGGAGTCGATTGTAGCCTGGCTTCGCTCCGATAGCTTTTCGGTACAACCTAGCCGGAACGAAACTCCTCCCTCAGAATATAGTTTTGTCACTAAGCTGCTGGCTCACACCGTTTTGGGTGCAGTTCCCTACAAGCAGGAGTTGAGAACCATCCCCGATAGTACGGACGAGGTAGCCTTTGGACGCTATGTAGCCAATGGGCTGGCAAGCTGTTTTGCCTGTCATTCGGCCGATTTCACGAAACAGGACCGGGCTACTCCCGAGCTATCGGCAGGCTTTTACGGCGGTGGTAACGAGATGAAAGATGAAGCCGGAAACATCATTTATACGGCAAACCTGACCTTCGATGAGCAAACGGGCATTGCCCGCAAATACACCAAAGAGCAATTCATCAAAGCCGTAAAATACTGCGTTCGGCCCGATGGCTCGGTGTTGAGCTATCCTATGCCTCCGCACACTACCCTTACCGACTACGAAGCAGGCTCGATCTACGAATATCTCAAAACGATTCCCAAAATTAATAACGACGTAGCTGCCAAAAACAAACAGGCCCGGCTGGCTTCCAACTAA
- a CDS encoding nucleotide disphospho-sugar-binding domain-containing protein, with the protein MNNKRILFATMPMDGHLNPLTGLAVHLQQVGYDVRWYTGPTYAYKIKKLGVPYYPFRKATEINQLNLDIALPERQKIKGTIARLRFDINNVFLHRAPEFVEDLLGIYDEFPFDLLVCDAVFTGAPFIKQLLGVPVVAVGVVPLSETSQDTPPSGMGLEPATNLLGKQWHRFLRYLTINHLLKPCTDLYNQLLVQHKLPTTSEFVFDAFIHSADVYLQSGVPGFEYPRRDISPNIQFAGPMLPHNNGPKHPFRYVAKSRLHKRVVLVTQGTVERDPEKILVPTLEAFKNDHETLVIATTGGSKTNELRERFPYENLIIDDFIDFNAVMPHTDVYVTNGGYGGVMLGLQNKLPVIVAGIHEGKNEIAARVGHFRLGINLKTETPKPNQIRNAVEQILHDDTYRQNVAKLAQEFRQYNPNELAEKAIAKLLTNREKAPELVA; encoded by the coding sequence ATGAACAACAAACGTATTCTTTTCGCCACTATGCCTATGGATGGCCACCTGAACCCGCTCACGGGGCTTGCAGTTCACTTACAACAAGTTGGCTATGACGTTCGGTGGTATACAGGACCAACCTACGCTTACAAAATCAAAAAGCTGGGAGTTCCCTATTATCCGTTCCGAAAGGCTACGGAAATTAATCAGCTCAATCTGGACATTGCCCTGCCCGAACGCCAGAAAATTAAAGGCACTATTGCCCGACTGCGGTTTGATATTAACAACGTTTTTCTGCATCGGGCACCCGAATTTGTCGAAGATTTGCTTGGCATTTATGATGAGTTTCCGTTCGATCTGCTGGTGTGCGATGCGGTGTTTACGGGTGCGCCGTTTATCAAACAACTGCTTGGCGTTCCGGTGGTGGCAGTTGGGGTAGTCCCTCTCAGTGAAACCTCACAGGATACGCCCCCCAGTGGCATGGGACTGGAACCGGCCACGAATCTCCTGGGAAAACAGTGGCATCGCTTCCTTCGCTACCTGACGATTAACCACTTACTAAAACCATGCACGGATCTATACAACCAGCTATTGGTCCAGCATAAGTTGCCGACCACCTCCGAATTCGTTTTCGACGCCTTCATTCATAGCGCCGATGTGTATTTGCAGAGTGGAGTACCCGGTTTTGAATACCCGCGCCGGGATATAAGCCCCAACATCCAGTTTGCAGGCCCAATGCTCCCTCATAACAATGGCCCAAAACATCCATTCCGGTATGTGGCCAAATCCAGATTGCATAAACGTGTGGTACTGGTGACGCAGGGAACCGTTGAGCGCGACCCGGAGAAAATTCTGGTGCCGACACTGGAAGCGTTCAAAAACGATCACGAAACGCTGGTCATTGCCACTACGGGCGGCTCAAAAACGAACGAATTGCGCGAGCGGTTTCCGTATGAAAATCTCATTATTGACGATTTTATCGATTTCAATGCCGTGATGCCTCATACCGATGTGTATGTTACCAATGGCGGCTATGGTGGTGTCATGCTCGGTTTGCAAAACAAGCTGCCCGTTATTGTAGCCGGCATTCACGAAGGGAAAAACGAAATTGCCGCCCGCGTTGGTCATTTTAGACTTGGTATCAATCTGAAGACCGAAACGCCCAAACCGAATCAGATTCGTAACGCTGTGGAGCAGATTTTACACGACGATACCTACCGCCAGAATGTCGCGAAACTTGCTCAGGAGTTCCGGCAGTATAACCCCAACGAACTCGCCGAAAAAGCCATCGCTAAACTATTGACCAACAGGGAGAAGGCTCCAGAACTAGTTGCATAA
- a CDS encoding histidine kinase, which yields MTYETWVLVFLGMLTAMLLYNAVQWLWYQERVYALYTLYMLVWLAYFLLRNPSRTLELPTNDWYFLRTVGPMVAYFIYFDFTTSFLDLHRRAPALVGIFRYTQIGLLAYVLVEIIFCFATDLWAKPVHEIVHTIVRVALALISVYTVVRVYNHRNAVDRLFITGSSLLILGGLASMLLSIFWLDLSAPDPAMFWQAPLTYLHIGIFLELLCFSLGLAYRHRQESIRKAVVEKNLEKEREQRLREQAEAELAVQQLKQEMTEVQMRALQVQISPHFLFNSLNTLSSLITDDPDRAERFVDEMSNVYRYLLQANDRELTTLATEMRFVQSYYHLLKTRYGHGIVLTVDIADTYQTYQLPPLTLQLLIENAVKHNVVSSDRPLTIHIAIDGPKSLCIRNNIQRKIGVQHTSTQKGLLNIMEKYRLLNQPPIQITETDEYFEVILQLIDPA from the coding sequence ATGACGTACGAAACATGGGTTCTGGTGTTTCTGGGAATGCTTACGGCCATGCTACTGTACAATGCTGTTCAGTGGTTGTGGTATCAAGAGCGTGTGTATGCCCTATACACGCTCTACATGCTTGTGTGGCTGGCTTATTTTCTGCTCCGAAATCCATCACGGACGCTTGAGCTGCCAACAAATGACTGGTATTTCCTGAGAACAGTCGGCCCGATGGTGGCTTACTTCATTTATTTCGATTTTACGACCTCTTTTCTGGATCTGCATCGCCGGGCACCAGCTCTGGTAGGCATCTTTCGGTATACGCAGATTGGTCTGCTGGCCTATGTGCTGGTCGAAATCATTTTCTGTTTCGCTACCGATCTGTGGGCAAAACCTGTGCACGAAATTGTACATACGATAGTACGGGTAGCACTGGCACTAATTTCAGTTTATACCGTTGTCCGGGTTTACAACCATCGAAATGCCGTCGATCGGTTGTTTATTACGGGCTCTTCGCTGCTTATTCTGGGCGGACTGGCATCCATGTTGCTCAGTATTTTCTGGCTCGACCTATCCGCTCCCGATCCAGCAATGTTCTGGCAGGCCCCACTTACGTACCTGCATATTGGCATTTTTCTTGAACTCCTGTGCTTTTCGCTGGGCCTTGCCTATCGACACCGTCAGGAATCGATTCGAAAGGCTGTTGTTGAAAAAAATCTGGAAAAAGAACGCGAACAACGGCTCCGCGAGCAGGCCGAAGCCGAACTGGCTGTTCAGCAACTAAAACAGGAAATGACCGAAGTTCAGATGCGGGCCTTACAGGTCCAGATTAGTCCCCATTTTCTGTTCAATAGTCTGAACACACTTTCCTCGCTCATTACCGACGACCCCGACCGGGCCGAGCGTTTTGTCGATGAGATGTCTAACGTATATCGGTATCTGCTCCAGGCCAACGACCGCGAACTCACTACGCTGGCCACCGAAATGCGGTTTGTTCAATCTTATTACCATTTGTTGAAAACCCGCTATGGCCACGGCATTGTTCTGACGGTCGATATTGCCGATACCTACCAAACATATCAGTTACCTCCGCTCACACTGCAATTACTTATCGAAAATGCGGTAAAACACAATGTCGTTTCGTCCGACCGGCCTCTCACAATTCATATTGCTATCGACGGACCTAAATCACTGTGTATCAGAAATAATATTCAGCGAAAAATTGGTGTGCAACACACATCTACGCAAAAAGGGCTGCTGAACATTATGGAGAAATATCGGCTGCTCAATCAGCCCCCGATTCAGATTACGGAAACCGACGAATACTTCGAAGTTATTCTTCAACTGATCGATCCAGCCTGA